From a single Ovis aries strain OAR_USU_Benz2616 breed Rambouillet chromosome 23, ARS-UI_Ramb_v3.0, whole genome shotgun sequence genomic region:
- the TWSG1 gene encoding twisted gastrulation protein homolog 1 translates to MKSLSVVMLTLPILVFLTWVPMSLSCNKALCASDVSKCLIQELCQCRPGEGNCSCCKECMLCLGTLWDECCDCVGMCNPRNYSDTPPTSKSTVEELHEPIPSLFRALTEGDTQLNWNIVSFPVAEELSHHENLVSFLETVNQPHHQNVSVPSNNVHAPYSSDKEHMCTVVYFDDCMSIHQCKISCESMGASKYRWFHNACCECIGPECIDYGSKTVKCMNCMF, encoded by the exons ATGAAGTCACTCTCTGTTGTTATGCTTACTCTCCCCATTCTGGTGTTCCTGACATGGGTCCCTATGTCACTGAGTTGTAACAAAGCACTCTGTGCCAGTGATGTGAGCAAATGCCTCATTCAG GAGCTCTGCCAGTgccgccctggagaaggaaactgctcCTGCTGTAAGGAGTGCATGCTGTGTCTTGGGACCCTCTGGGATGAGTGCTGTGACTGTGTTG GTATGTGTAACCCTCGAAACTATAGCGACACGCCACCAACTTCGAAGAGCACAGTGGAGGAGCTTCACGAGcccatcccttccctcttccGAGCGCTCACAGAAGGAGACACCCAGCTGAACTGGAACATCGTCTCCTTCCCTGTTGCAGAAGAGCTCTCACATCACGAGAACCTGGTTTCATTTTTAGAAACCGTGAACCAACCCCACCACCAAAATGTGTCTGTTCCCAGTAACAACGTTCACGCTCCATATTCTAGTGACAAAG AACACATGTGTACCGTGGTTTACTTTGATGACTGCATGTCCATACATCAGTGTAAAATATCCTGTGAGTCCATGGGCGCTTCCAAGTATCGCTGGTTCCACAATGCCTGCTGCGAGTGCATCGGCCCAGAGTGCATCGACTATGGTAGCAAAACTGTCAAATGTATGAACTGCATGTTTTAA